The sequence CCCACCCTCCCCAGCAGTACACTGGCAAAAGTTTTGACAGACCGTGCCCAGACCAAAAACAAAAATTGCAGGTACCTGTAAAATCTGTTCATCATCTTGTTCCAACCAGAAATCCACATGTGGAAAAGGCCTCCAAAAATAAGGGCCAATATGTAGTTGTTCCATCTTTGCATCGTAAATGTTAGTCAGCTGCAACAACACAGGGAGCCTCAAGAGTTAGACAGTGCTCACACCCACGGACCGGACAGCAAAGTCACTTCATCTGGGAGGCCTTAAGCTGCAGCTTCGCTCTCAGACCTCTCAGACCTGCTGCGGGCCAGCTCCGCCCCACTTCGCTCCCTGCGCACTAAGATTAACCAGTTTTTCTGACAAACAACAAACCCAGGACTGAAAGATCCTGCCGGGGCAATGCCCGTGACCTGCACCTCTTCACATAAGTCACCCTGCTGAAAGCTGCAGGGTAAGGGCAGGGGGAAGAGCTGCGCTGCCGAGACAAGGCTCACCCTTGCAGAAGCGGTTTGATCTCCACCCACTGTGTTATCCTTCACCTCTGCACCTTCCTCTTTCTCATGTATTTTGTTACTAACAGAACACTGCCAGAgtattttttcctcaaactttTGACAAGTCATTGCCCCTACCTGGTCTCCCCTTCTGgcaaaaatacccttttttcccctgttgttttCACTCACTGTTGCTCCTGTTAAGACACGGGCTGAACGCAAATCCTCATCCGGCCCTTTTTCTGGGAAGGTTGCAGGGAAAATCTCTGCTGTTTTAACATTCACAGCTGGTAGGAAATAAGagtttaaatacaaaaacaaTTAATTCTTACAAAAACACTTGTTTAAAATGACCATGTCCCCAACCCAACTATGTTGCAGGAACGTTAGAACCCAAATACTACTCTACCACAGACCCCTTAGCCTGTGATAGCATATTTCTACTTATTTTGCTTTAGCAGCATTTCAATATTCCCaaagaacattttcagaaatcaactaattagaaaaaatacagaatgaacAATAAAAGGAAGGTTGAATTCCAATCCCAAAAGTTAGTACAGTAGCTTGATACTGACAAAATCTTAGGtacagttaaatgaaaaaaaatctgcttgcatTTGGACACAGCCACGTCCATGTGTGCATCTACCTAACTGGGGTACTGGAAGAGAACCCATTTCTACCTACATCTCTGACAGCAGCACTTCACTTTTGGGACGGGCTTTACCTAATCATTAAAAGCAGCCCGTTTGCTGTTGGAATCTGAAAAGCAAtccagttacaaaaaaaaaaaaaaaaaaaataatttaatttaactcACCTATTCCATAAATGATTGGAAAGTGAatatccttttcttctctgtcattcagttctgtaagaaaaaaaaaaaagtaaaacttgaagGCCTTTGTATTTTTGTCTGAGCAGCATTCATTCACAGTTGTGTGTTATCAGAGAAGAACGGATCTGATGCtgcataaagcagaaaaaaaacaaggaagccTAAAAGAAATATGGAAAGGAAGGTACCAGGTGAGTAACACCACGCTTGGGGCCTGGAGCAGAACTCTTATCTCCTAACAGCGTGGCCAGCACCAGCCAACTGTCACTCCCCTTTCTGCAGGGGCAATTCACAGGAAAAAATCCACAATGCAAAACTGCCACGACACCAAGTTTCAAAGATGTAAATCACCAACAGAGTTGAAAAGCAATGATGATGGAAACATGACCTGAACATGATACGAAGAAAAGGAAATGACTTATTCCTTTATGTGACGTTACATGCTATGAACTAATGGACTGAGTTTATGAATACATTCGAAGCTGCAGGGAGGCAGGTCTGGCGACCCAGCAGCACACAGGTCTGTAAGTGCCTTTCTCCATTGCTTCTCGAGATACCTGTAGCCACCCAGCCTCTTTCCACAGGGCAAGGTGGTGAAACAACCCGGAAATGATCACAGGTGGTTCTACTCTCAGTTGCGTTTCAGCAGCACTTGGTAAGGAGAGAAGCCTTGCTGCATGGTCTGACATCACCACCCACACTACCAGCAACAAAACTAAAACTTACAAGTCGTTATGGAGGCCTCGTGCTGCAGATCAAAAAGCCATGTGGGAAAAGACCCCTGCACTTTGATTTCAGCGGCTAAAGATACTTCAAAAaacaaggaaacattttcttaCCTGTTACGCAGAAAGTCACTAAGTGAACATCATCTGGCTGGAGATCGAAGGCTCCTACAGCAACAACGACAGCAGCAATGTATAAGACTGACTGGTGGCAAAGCAGGAGCTGTATCTAGACGAGGGGGCATTATCAGTGCTGCGCACTGCAGAATAGATGGGCACAGATACCTAACGCACTGTTCCTAGATAAGGCAACACAGCAAAGAGCGTTTTGCAGATTTGCTTCAAACTAACTTTTATAAAGCCACAGCTACTAAACATAACAGTAATCTACAGAGAGTAGCCATCTGTAATAGCAAAAACATGCTAAAGAAGTGTCACTTACTCCTTTTACTGACACTGATCTAGCTCTGCCATCACATCAGCTCTGCTTTACTTCACTACACATTTAACAGCTTATCTTTAAATATTCGTATATAGTGAGCAAACCCAGTCTTCCATTAACTGtaaattaattctgcttttcacCATCCCacacactaggaaaaaaaaaataaaatctcttttttcaaACTTCTAATAGCAATACAGCATTATTGTTTCAAATTGTAACTTAATGAATGAAAGGTGCATCAGAagattgaaaaaagaaattaaccaAAACACTTGATTCTGTACAGAACTCTCATATGACATATAACACAGGTAACAGGAATCGCCAGGTGTGATGGCCACGTGGGCGCATCCCAGGACCTTTGCGGGTTCCGTTCTCCTTTTTGTTTATCCCCTTGGCCACCTCCCTCCAATCCTGACACCTGCCCCcgtccctgcccttccctgctccagtggggCCGAGGCCTCTCCACACTCAGGAGTGCTCACAAGCCAGAGCACTTACAGGTAAGCAGGTCCTTTACACTTCCAATTTGTTTGTaaagcaccaccaccacttctCTGGACTACAGATTTTATAAAGATACATAACATCTTTCATCAGACAATTCCaaacaataattaatttttacCTCTTCACATTAAGGTACAAAATGAATAGTAACTCATGAAGTCATCCACATGTGTAGATTTAGACAGTGACAACACTCGACCAAGATCACGTGGCATATCGGCAGCAGAGCCAGGAATCAAGCCCAGCTGAACTGCACTCAATTCTACACACTAGAATATAAGCCAGGACGAAATTACCAGTTTAGACCCTCCGTCCCACACACTGGCCATGCGTGGGCCTCACAAGTCCAACCCCTCTCCACACCAAGTTGTCAGGTAGagaaaaaacccttcaaaatgAATCCAGATTTCCTTCCATTAAATGACAGGGGGCTCAGATTACAAACAAACTGTACCCAAATCCAGTCAGAACTATTTTTTCTTGGACATGAGAGTGGAAAAAATGTGAACTTACTAAGAAGCTGATTAGTAAGTTTTTGTGATAACTGCCTATCATCATTGAAACCTCCAACTAGGTGCACTTCCAGCCTAACAGAGATGGAATAACAggaaacagcaattaaaaaaacaaagtgaatAGCTGTACAAAATAATCCCCAGCCCAAACTGCAAAGCAATCATTAGAGAAGCCTCACGTTACAGTCACATGCACCAAGTTGGTTTGCATTACATAGCAAGTTATGGTAATTCCATTCCCAACGCTTCAGGGATCATCCAGGAAATAGCACAAATTTAAAACTTTAAGAGGCATTACATGCATGCAAATCCGTCTAACCCAGTGGGGTACCTCGGGTGGTCAGCACCTCTGGTGTGGACTGAACTTAGTAACCACCTTTCAGTTCCCAAGAAAGGGTTAATTAAACATGAAGATTTTTGCTCCTGTGACCTCCTCGCAACTAGTTTCAACCATACAGCAGGGTTCTTCTCTGAGAAGTGTCTATGTAAAGACAAGTCCTGACAAATCATGAGTTTTTCGAGACCATATCGTCTAAGTTCACTGAGTTTTTGTTCTTACCACACTACAGGGGCAAAAACTTCCACATCCAGAAGGAACCTTGTTTGCTAAACTCCATTtcaaagcttttttcccctcaccgtCCTGTCCCGCCAGCcccattttgtttttttaaatgtgggaCTTAGAAAAATCGCAGATGGATCCTCAGATTTCAAAAGGATTTTACAAGACCAACAGTCTGGAAGGAAAAATTtaacataaaaccaaaaccagttctTTGGAAAATTTCACATATCTGAAACAAAAGTTAAGTGGGAAACAGTAAACACAAAACCTCCCAATGGCATTTTACAGAGACACTATTCAGAACAGAACCATGCTTTAAACCACTGCTAAAAATACCCTCAGAATCATCaccaaggaaataattttcactttacACGTGGTTCCTGATCAAGAGATATTCCCTTCACAACAACCTTGTCTGAACCCCTTATAATCATGTAAAAATTCCCCACCTTACAAACTGCAGTAACCTTTGTGAAAAACAGTACACAAGCAATAAGAGCAGAGCTGACCTTCCATATCCTGTGGTGTTAGAGAAAGATTTTACTGAACTCATGATGAGCGACACCTCAGCTTCTGTGTCGGATCCGTCGCAGTGTGTCAAGCAGGTAGCTCCGCTGCCTGAGGAAGGTGCGAGAAGAGAGTTAGTTAATGACATTGCTGGAGGCCCTTACGCTACTGCAACTGAAATCAATAACGGTTTATGCTGCCATAGTAGTGCAGGAGCTATACCCACCACCACCTCGCTTCCTCTCAGGACAGCAGCTTCCAGCAGAAGATACGGGTTGACTGAGCGAGGCAATAACCTCTTCGTGTGCCCCGTTATAAAGTCACCAGACTCATGTGACAGTTACAAGTGCCCTCCTAACCAGGACCAGGCAACGTCTCATCAGAAATCCAGGAGCGTAGCAAGGATCTTTCCACAAATTCTACCTTTGGTAATAACAATTACCAAACCCTGCAGGCCCGAACAGCTGAACACAGCCAAGGTCTGCAACTGCCACTACCCGCTGCCCGTGGGAGCAGATGAAGTTTAGGATCTGCTCACTGAGCAACCAGAACATGGAACTGCTGACACTAAACACACCAACTCTTTGAACAAGTCATTAGTTAATACATCATGTGACTTTTTGAGATTCAAGTTTATATAAATTGCAGTTATTTTATTAATGCAGCATAAACCAACACTAATTCATTACTTCAGGGGTCCAGGTTTTGTTCTGACCATCCTTTAAAGATACCTGTGTGTCGGAGCACAACTATGTGGCAGGTAGTTGCATCATCTGACCCAAGAATGGAAACAGAACCTATTTTAAAGGAGAGAAACACTGTAAGAACTCTGCTCTCACAATCActgtttcagtagaaaaaaaaatgtttatgttctcACATACCATCTTTAGGGGTAGTCACTGCAAACTCTCTCTGCTGGACATATAGAAGACCCTTGGGTTCCACAATCTGAGCAGGCTGACTTCTCAGAAGTTTTGCCTTCTCCTAAAGATAAACGATAACAGAAACTACAGTGGCTGAATTCTCAGGTGTATTCATTACTTGATAGAAACATCACCTCTGAAAAGCAAAGGGATCCAGGTCAATGAGAAATGTACATACTTTGTATTATGGAGTATTGTGAAGTTTGAGAATTTTCCACTTCCCCGCCGCTGATCTAGTTAATTGTTAAATCCCATCATTCCATAGACACACAAAAGCCTATTCCCTGCTTTATAGATGATAAAATGGAGGTACAACAAAAAGCAATAGGACTTGGCAAAGATTACATTAGAGCATACGAGAGCTGATCTTGGAAGTTTAATGAGGACAGGAGACAAAATGTAAAGGTTTCAGTCTTCTACTGCCACAatctaaatatttatttagtacatataaaaaaatcactatttattAGCTTGCTTAGTACATAAAACCCCCTGATTCTCATCACAGACCCTCTGGGTAGGCAGTGAATTTCCATCCTGGGGCTCAAAACCCACTGTTTTTCTGCAAAAGCTCAGTTTCTATAAAGAAACATCTTCTGATGAGAAACACCTGCCCaaccagctctgctcagcagctcctggctgacAGTCCGCCGTTAGGATTACAGCCTTTATATACCGCGAGTGAGGTTAATACCCTCCTGAAAGTCACTAGTTTGACTTTTATCACCGGTTTTTGTTATTTCGCACAGAAAGgggcagcccggcccggccccgccgccgcagcCCACACCGCGACCGGCCGCTCTCCGCCTCAGAGCGCCGACCGCGACCGCCCTCCGGGAACGCCGCTTTAACGGACGCCGATTGTCCTCTCGTCCAACCCGTGTCTCCCCGTTGTCGCGGCGCGGGGaaggcggcgcggccgggccacCCCAGGCCGGGCCGCCTCAGCCCGGGGCCGCCCCTACCCGGGCCCGCGCCTCGGCGGGCGCCGCCTCAGCCCGGGCCCGCGCCGCTCCGCCACCCGTTCCTCCCGGCCGAGGCGGCGGGTGTCCCCCACacacccccgccccgccgggcccctgCGCGCCGCCGCCTCACCTCGAGGTGCGGGTGGGCGCGGATCACGTCCCCCGTGGGCCGGGCCGGGTCGAGCCGCTCACCGTTAACCAGCAGCGGCATCTCGGGCAGCGCCCGGgcccggggcaggcggcggctCCGCGCTTCCTCCCGAGGGCCGCGCCGGGCGTCGCCGCGCGGGGCGCTGGGAAAGCGGGGCCCGGggagccgggcggggcggcggcaccGCCCGCGGGGCTTCCGCAGCCGCGGCTCGGCCCGAGGGcccggccgggcgggggcggggcccggTCCGGCCCCTCAGCGGTCGCCGCCTGACGCGGGGTCAGAGGCGCCCGCAGGAACCAGTCCCGGCGGCACCGCCTGAGGATTTTAACGTCGCACAAAACCCCTCCTGCGACTGCGAGCTTATCCCAGAAACCGTTTCGGAAATACCCACCCTAGTCCCAAATTTACAAATAAACCCGCGCCGCTATCCTCCAGCCCCAGCAAccacaaaatgaaattttcagaCGCTCCCCAAGACGTCTGTTTTTCCTTACAGACCAGGGATTTTTGCTCCAGTTGTCCCTGCACGAACAGTAAGAACAGCAACCGTGGCAGCTGCAGAGTTAAATTCACTGCGCAGGGAGAGACGACAGCCAGGGCCCCACGCACTGCTCACAACCAACAGACAGGAAAAACGCCAGGACCCTAGCTCTACCTTTCCAATCCCATTTTCACAAAATTAAACAGCTACAGcagatattttcttcaaaaaatacaCTGTGCTTCTCAGGCAAGGCAAAATTTCCACTTCCGAAACAGCTTTCCTTGCAATACTGCTGGTAGTTATGGAACAAAATCTCTGTAGCAAAATGCCAGCACCTGCCAGCTCACCGGTCTGCAGTTACACTACGCAAACCAGATCCATCACAGAAGAGGTTACAGAAGCACTGTGGAGTTCCAACCTGGATCTTTAAGTCCCTTAAAGTATACAAATGTTAATTCTGCAACTTCAGTATAGACAGTTCCATGTCAGCATATTTGTTTATGTTACACTTCACAGCACTTCCTTCTTTCACTCTCAGTAAGATGCAGAAGTTCCTGACTCACATACCTGGTGTTACACCTTGGGAAGTTTTACACAGCCTCATTTTGTAAGACGTGGCTGACTACGTTGCTTAAGATGTAACAgtaaaagaacagaaagaggCAGCTTTCAAATgatgttttgtttgctgttgaTGTGAGAAAGGTTCTTCCATGC comes from Strix aluco isolate bStrAlu1 chromosome 15, bStrAlu1.hap1, whole genome shotgun sequence and encodes:
- the NTAN1 gene encoding protein N-terminal asparagine amidohydrolase isoform X2, with the protein product MSSVKSFSNTTGYGRLEVHLVGGFNDDRQLSQKLTNQLLRAFDLQPDDVHLVTFCVTELNDREEKDIHFPIIYGIAVNVKTAEIFPATFPEKGPDEDLRSARVLTGATLTNIYDAKMEQLHIGPYFWRPFPHVDFWLEQDDEQILQNLSTSPLAEPPHFVSHIRSTLAFLKEHPFPSRSLFPDRKPRIYKKNEEGLWEQVCSDKI
- the NTAN1 gene encoding protein N-terminal asparagine amidohydrolase isoform X1, with translation MPLLVNGERLDPARPTGDVIRAHPHLEEKAKLLRSQPAQIVEPKGLLYVQQREFAVTTPKDGSVSILGSDDATTCHIVVLRHTGSGATCLTHCDGSDTEAEVSLIMSSVKSFSNTTGYGRLEVHLVGGFNDDRQLSQKLTNQLLRAFDLQPDDVHLVTFCVTELNDREEKDIHFPIIYGIAVNVKTAEIFPATFPEKGPDEDLRSARVLTGATLTNIYDAKMEQLHIGPYFWRPFPHVDFWLEQDDEQILQNLSTSPLAEPPHFVSHIRSTLAFLKEHPFPSRSLFPDRKPRIYKKNEEGLWEQVCSDKI